Below is a window of Congzhengia minquanensis DNA.
GTTTAGGAGGTGTTTTTATATTATGATGAAACATAGAAACCGCGCAGTCGCCGCTATTTCAGGCGGAAAAAAATATCCCGATCTGCGCGGAACCGTTACATTTAACGGCATGGAAGAAGGCGTTTTGGTAACCGTTCAGGTTACCGGCCTGCCGGTGCAAAACGAGTGCTGCGGCTGCGGCGTTTATGGGTTCCATATTCACAGCGGCGGCTCCTGCACAGGAACCGAAGCCAACGAGTTTGCTGATGCAGACGGGCATTTTAACCCTCGGGGCTGCCCACATCCATACCATGCAGGCGATATGCCGCCATTGTTTGGGAATCACGGCATGGCATATATGTCGTTTTTAACCGACCGCTTTACGTTAGAAGAAATTATCGGTAAGACAGTGATTATTCACTTAGATCCGGATGATTTTACAACCCAGCCCAGCGGAAATTCAGGCGAAATGATTGCCTGCGGCGTGATTGCACGATAAGTAAAAAAGCTGCCTTTCGGCAGCTTTTTTACTTATATTATTGTGCTTTTTTCAGTCTTGCAAAAGAACCCATCAGGGATTTCGTGCCCACTTCGTCGAACACTATTTCTAATTTTACGTCGCCGCCTGCCGGGGTTACAGACAAAATCATGCCGGTGCCAAACTTTTTATGCACCACCATGTCACCCGCTTTAAAGTCGTAAGACACAGGCTCGGTGCGCACACCCGCGCTTTTGCGTTCAAAGATTTCCTGAAACAGGTCGCTCTGACTTTTGGCCTTTTTTCTGCCGCCCACTTCTGTTTTCGGGCTCCGGTCTGCTTCAACAATATCCACATACTGCTGCGGGATTTCATCTAAAAACCGGGAGGCTTTGGAATAAACCGAACCGCCGTACATAGACCTTCTCATGGCGTAGGAGAGCGTGAGGCGTTTTTTTGCCCGCGTAATACCTACATAACACAGGCGGCGTTCCTCCTCAATTTCCTCCTCGGAATACATGGAACGCTGGCTGGGGAACAGCCCCTCCTCCAAGCCGCATAGGAAAACTGCCGGAAACTCTAAGCCTTTGGCGGAATGAAGCGTCATAAGAACCACGCTGTCGGCCTCTGTGTCGTAATTGTCCACGTCTGCAATTAAAGCCGTGTTCTCTAAAAATTCAAACAGGGTTGGCTCCTCGCTGCTCTTTTCATATTCCTCTGCAGAGAGGATAAACTCCTGAATGTTTTCTATCCTCGTTTGGTTTTCAACAGAATCCTCCGACAAAAGCATATCCATATAGCCCGAACGCTTATAAACCGCCTCAATGATTTTTGAGGGCTGGGTTTGGTCGGTGTCTGTCTGAATTTCGCGGATTAATTTCGTAAACGTCAACAGCTTTTCCGTTACCTTCGCAAGCTCCGGAATGGTATCTGCAATTTCCATGGCGGCAAACATGCTGATGTCCCGTCCGGCTGCCGCTGCCGCCACCTTTTCTACCGTGGTGACGCCAATTTTACGAGATGGCTCGTTTACCACGCGCATAAGTGACAGGTTATCGTTGGGGTTAAACACAAGCCGCAAATATGCCAGCATGTCTTTAATTTCCTTTCTGTCGTAAAACCGCAGCCCCGCCAGCACACGGTAAGGAATTCCGAAGCCGGATAGCGTGGTTTCCAGCACGCGTGACTGCACGTTGGTGCGGTATAAAATTGCGCAGTCGCAATAGCGCATTCCGTCTACCTTCACCAATTTTTCAATGGTTTTTCCGATATAGTCGGCCTCTTCATATTCGTTGTCCGCTTCAAACAGCAAAATTTTATCCCCGGCGCCGTTGCTGGTCCACAGCTCCTTGCCTTTTCTTCCGGCATTGTTGGCAATCACGCAGTTTGCAGCGTTTAAAATATTTTGGGTAGAACGGTAGTTTTGCTCAAGCTTAATGACCTTAGCCTGATCGAACTCCTTTTCAAAGTCTAAAATGTTATTGATGTTGGCGCCGCGGAACTTGTAAATACTCTGGTCGTCGTCGCCCACCACGCAAATATTCCGATATTTTCCCGCCAGCTGGCTGGTTAAAAGATACTGCGCGTTGTTCGTGTCCTGATACTCGTCCACAAACACGTAGCGGAATTTATTCTGGTAAAACTCCAGCACCTCCGCGTCTAAAGAGAACAGCTTCACTGTCAGGATAATAATATCGTCAAAATCCAGCGCGTTTGCCTCAAACAGCCGTTTTTGATAGAGCTTGTAAAGCTCGCCTACCTTTGTCATGCGGAAATCGCCGTTATAGGCCGCCAAAAACACATCTGGCTCCATCAAATTGTCCTTCGCATTCGAAATCTCCGCCAACATAGATTTGGGCGGAAACGTTTTTTCGTCCATGCCCAGCTCTTTTAAGCACCGTTTTATCAGCGTTTTCTGGTCGGCAGAGTCGTAAATTAAAAAGTCCGACGCATAACCTAAAAGGCTAATGTTCCTGCGCAGGATTTTCATGCACACAGAATGGAACGTGCCAATCCACATACCCTCTGCCCCGTCGCCAATTAAGCCCTCGACCCTGTCTTTTAATTCATTTGCGGCCTTGTTGGTAAACGTGATGGCTAGAATTTGATAGGGACGAGCCAAGCTTTGTTCTAATATGTACGCAATTTTGTTTACCACCACTGTGGTTTTGCCCGATCCGGCGCCCGCCAAAATAAGAAGCGGACCCTCGGTAGCTAAAATTGCTTCTTTTTGCCTGTCGTTAAATTGATCTAAATTCATAGTTCCCTCGCAATTAATTCTTTCATTTGTGTCAGGGCGCGCTGCGAAATCTTTGCATACCGCTCCCGCTTGTTTTTAATTCGTTCCGTTAATCCGTCAATAATTCCAAAGTTAATGTTCATTGGCTGAAAGTCCGCGCCGGAAAACGTTGAGATGTAATGCCCCAGCGCGCCGGTTGCCGTTGTGGATGGAAACATGAGCGCACTCTTTCCCTCCAAATGTCTGGCGGCGTTAATTCCGGCAACAATGCCCGATGCGGCAGACTCCACATAGCCCTCCACGCCCGTCATTTGCCCTGCAAAAAACAGGCCCTTGCGGCTTACCGTTTCAAACGCTGCCGTCAGCACGCCGGGCGAATGGATATAGGTGTTGCGGTGCATTACCCCATAACGCATAAATTCTGCATGTTCTAAGCCCGGAATCATGGAGAAAACACGTTTTTGTTCTGAAAACGTCAGATGGGTTTGGAAGCCTACAATGTTGTAAAGCGTGCCGTCCTTATCGTCCTGCCGAAGCTGCACCACGGCGTGATACCGCTCCCCGGTTTCGGGATGTTCCAAGCCCACCGGTTTAAGCGGGCCGAAGGTCAGCGTGTCTCTTCCGCGCTGTGCCATTACCTCAACGGGCATGCACCCTTCAAACACCTTGTTGTTTTCAAATTCGTGAAGGTGTGCGGTTTTCGCGTTTACCAGTTCTGTGTAAAACGCCTCATACTGTTCCTTTGTCATGGGGCAGTTAATGTAGTCTGCCGTTCCCTTGTCATACCGTGCTTTTTTGAACACCTTGGTTTTGTCAATGGAATCAAATGTGACAATCGGCGCCGCAGCGTCGTAAAAATATAGATAACCGTTGCCAAAAAATGTTCCGATATGTTCCGAAAGCGCGTCTGATGTAAGAGGCCCGGTGGCCACCACCACGCAGCCCTCTTTTGGAATTTTGGTAATCTCCTCATTTTTAACGGTGATGTATGGGTTTTTCGTAACTTTGTCTGTCATCATCTGGGCAAAACCCACCCTGTCCACCGCCAG
It encodes the following:
- the trmFO gene encoding methylenetetrahydrofolate--tRNA-(uracil(54)-C(5))-methyltransferase (FADH(2)-oxidizing) TrmFO — encoded protein: MNMNATVIGGGLAGCEAAWQLAKHKINVTLYEMKPEKKTPAHSSDLLGELVCSNSLRADTLENGAGLLKAEMRLLGSLVTACADQTKVPAGGALAVDRVGFAQMMTDKVTKNPYITVKNEEITKIPKEGCVVVATGPLTSDALSEHIGTFFGNGYLYFYDAAAPIVTFDSIDKTKVFKKARYDKGTADYINCPMTKEQYEAFYTELVNAKTAHLHEFENNKVFEGCMPVEVMAQRGRDTLTFGPLKPVGLEHPETGERYHAVVQLRQDDKDGTLYNIVGFQTHLTFSEQKRVFSMIPGLEHAEFMRYGVMHRNTYIHSPGVLTAAFETVSRKGLFFAGQMTGVEGYVESAASGIVAGINAARHLEGKSALMFPSTTATGALGHYISTFSGADFQPMNINFGIIDGLTERIKNKRERYAKISQRALTQMKELIAREL
- a CDS encoding ATP-dependent helicase, producing the protein MNLDQFNDRQKEAILATEGPLLILAGAGSGKTTVVVNKIAYILEQSLARPYQILAITFTNKAANELKDRVEGLIGDGAEGMWIGTFHSVCMKILRRNISLLGYASDFLIYDSADQKTLIKRCLKELGMDEKTFPPKSMLAEISNAKDNLMEPDVFLAAYNGDFRMTKVGELYKLYQKRLFEANALDFDDIIILTVKLFSLDAEVLEFYQNKFRYVFVDEYQDTNNAQYLLTSQLAGKYRNICVVGDDDQSIYKFRGANINNILDFEKEFDQAKVIKLEQNYRSTQNILNAANCVIANNAGRKGKELWTSNGAGDKILLFEADNEYEEADYIGKTIEKLVKVDGMRYCDCAILYRTNVQSRVLETTLSGFGIPYRVLAGLRFYDRKEIKDMLAYLRLVFNPNDNLSLMRVVNEPSRKIGVTTVEKVAAAAAGRDISMFAAMEIADTIPELAKVTEKLLTFTKLIREIQTDTDQTQPSKIIEAVYKRSGYMDMLLSEDSVENQTRIENIQEFILSAEEYEKSSEEPTLFEFLENTALIADVDNYDTEADSVVLMTLHSAKGLEFPAVFLCGLEEGLFPSQRSMYSEEEIEEERRLCYVGITRAKKRLTLSYAMRRSMYGGSVYSKASRFLDEIPQQYVDIVEADRSPKTEVGGRKKAKSQSDLFQEIFERKSAGVRTEPVSYDFKAGDMVVHKKFGTGMILSVTPAGGDVKLEIVFDEVGTKSLMGSFARLKKAQ
- a CDS encoding superoxide dismutase family protein, whose protein sequence is MMKHRNRAVAAISGGKKYPDLRGTVTFNGMEEGVLVTVQVTGLPVQNECCGCGVYGFHIHSGGSCTGTEANEFADADGHFNPRGCPHPYHAGDMPPLFGNHGMAYMSFLTDRFTLEEIIGKTVIIHLDPDDFTTQPSGNSGEMIACGVIAR